The DNA region TTTAAGACTTAAAGTGATAAGGGCTGCAAAGAAATGAGTTTTATCCAGTATTAAATGTTCATATTAGGttcaacaataaatgttaaatgTTCAAGTTTGGCTTGAACTTGAACCAAGCctaaaaaataatgtttgaatttgaatttgacttGGCTTGACTTAATTCATTAATTAAGTCAAGCTTGATCTTAATATCAAGTTTTTGAGATCGAGATCCACTACAAGTATATTATCAAGCTCATACTAAGTATATTATCAAGTATATTTGGTTTGGATGAGTAGTCCTAACACCCAATTAATTAAAAGCTTAATAAGATTTGAGTTAGTGTGTGTTTGAAACCAActtatagttttttgttttttagcttttatgtacaacaaaaagttaaaattgcTTCCAAACAAACACTTGATTGTTCAAGCCCATGGGATTTTTTTGCTATTTAGCAACAATTTGGTTAGTTGGcatatttttgaaacattttagcaaactaacatctcaagCTCATTGGACTCAATTTCAACCAACAAAATTGAGTCTCACACACTCGATTTTGATGTTGTGGAAGGCTGATGTGGAAATTTGTATACACTTTGAACTCGAGTCTTACCCACTTGATTTACTTTTACTGATTTGAGAAGCAAAGAAGTAGAACGAAGAAGAAAGGAgatagaaggaaaagaagaggaagaagaagaagaaaatacccATGGCAAAACCAAACCCACTTCATGAAGTCACCTGCAAAAATCAAACCCACACACACGGCAAAACAAACCCATCCATGGCAAAACCAAACCCACCCACAGAAAAAtctttcttattcttcttcgtGTTCTCCAGATGTgtaatatttgatatttcttatAGAGCATAAACCGAGTATattagactcgagttccatgtgtACAAAAGATCCACATCAGCCTATGTCAAAGCATAAATCTAATAGAGCATAAATTAAGTGTATTAGACTCGATTTTTTTCATCGAAATCTAGGATAACAAACTCaagatgttagtttgctaaaatgtttcaaaaacatgtcaactaacaaaattattgctaaaaTGATGCTAAATGGCAAAAAAATCCTCAAACTTATTACAAAGCATATAAACCAACCtaagcttctttttctttttctttttcttttttaagggaaaaaccAACCTAAgcttggtttgtttttttttttttttttttttgtgagtcaAATTGTTCATGAATTTGTtcaataacaatatttttttcctgacctaaatttaagatttaagtttagtttgtttataaacaaacaaacataatcGAACTAGCTCGAGCTATTTATAAACAATCATTCATTCATAGCTCGTACCCTTTTATGATACCCTTCATAAACTTATTAgagaattgttaaataaaaaatttggaattcaCTCTTGCCTATACTAAAAATCAATAAGTGTATTTGAGAAATAGACCCATTTAGGCCTAAAAATGACAAGGACAAAAAATGAGattgatgagattttttttttagagagatagtttcaacttatgacattcgttttttatgataattctttattatcATATCAAAATAGCATGAGTTTGATGTGATATTTTTTGGCAGAGAAGATTGATGGGATATGATCTACGATTCTTCGTTGTATCTAACTAtctacctattattattattattattaaataaatcaaaagcctaagaccaaaaccaaaacctctTAACCTCAGCTCACAGATACATATAATACATTTCCAATTCTATAGTCtccaaatttccaaatcaatcattattctcttacttttttttgcaaccaaaaagaacaagaaaagaagaagaagaagaagaaaaactgaTATGCAAAGGTCTGGTGCAGCAATGGCGTGGAACGTGTTCAAGTTCTGTACGGCTTTGCGTGGACTTGGGTCCATCATGATCTTGATGGTTCTCGCCATTGTGGGTCTCTCTTATTACACTCTCGTCATAGCCAATTACGGCCCTGCTCTCTTCCACGCTACTCTTCTCGATTCCCTCTTCGCTCTCGCTGTTTTGCTCTTATTCCATTCCTTGGTACTTTCCTATTTCCTATTCTTcaatctttgtgttttttttttttttcttcttaaatttcATTTAGCTATGTACTAAGACAAACCCTTTTGcttttttaatcattattatGTTAGAGGTTATGCCTTGAGCTTGTTTGGTCAAcgagaaaatcaaagaaaagaaaaaattgtagaaattaAGTGGAGTTAGGTTGATTGGAAAAAGGTATAATGAAAAAAGGGTTGCATCAATTAATGGAAAGTTTGCCTTTGCAGCAAAGAGAAAATTGGGTTTTTGAGGTTATAGATGcatactttattttattattcgaAGTTCTTATATGAAGTTGAATTAAATGTGAACTGGGTATCTTTGATAATATCGAATTGTattatcaaagaaaagaaaatttgtagaAACTAAGTAAGTGGGGTCGGGTTAATTGGAAAaggtataataaaaaaagggttGTATCAATTAATGGAAAGTTCACCTTTGCATCTAAGAGAAAATTGGTTTTTGAGGTTACAGATGCATACAATATTTAACTATTAGAAGTTCTTGAATGAATTTGAATTCAATGTGAACTGGGTACCTTTGATGATATCGAATTGTATTCTCAACGAGCTGGAAAAATTGAATTTGCTTGTGTGCTACTGCTATGCAACCGATTGTCTATTGTGAAGCAATTATATGTTGTGAGGTTTAGTTATCAAAGGTGGGAAACAGGTGTGTTGTGAGggtttagaagaaaaaaaaagggtgaaggtaccaatttttctcatttccattcatttcaaacataacaaaagaatGTTTTTGATGATCAATGATGACTGGTTGTGGTGCAAAATGATATATTATACTAATTTTCTCTTAAGTTGATTTGGTTATGCAGTTGGTGATGCTATTATGGAGCTACTTTTCTGTTGTTCTAACGGATCCGGGTGGCGTTCCCCCAAACTGGAGACCTGTAATGGACGAAGAGAAAGGAGACATGGATCCATTGGTGCATTCAGACTACAATGGACCAGGTTTAGGCACAAACCCGTCAACTATAGACCCAGCAAATCCAAGAATACGGTTTTGTCGAAAGTGCAACCAATTTAAACCACCGCGTTGCCATCACTGTTCTGTTTGTGAGTTCTTTGCATGACATTCTGTCTTCAAAACTTTCATCGTGCTATTGTATGCGAcgtacaaaaaattaatatatgcatttgTTTTAGGTGGGAGGTGTATTTTGAAAATGGACCATCATTGTGTGTGGGTCGTCAATTGTGTTGGGGCGTTGAACTACAAGTACTTCTGTCTTTTCCTGGTATGTTGATTCTAGTTCATTGGCTTTCCGGTCTTTTTGGATGTAAACATATTCATGCGCTAACTTGAGTGGATTGTTGCCAAGTAATGGGTATGGAAATTAAGATGGATGATTTCCAATTGGATTGTCTTCTCTTTATTTGTTGATGGTCATAATTTTCATGATATAGATATTGTCAATTTCTATGTTTGTTTAACATGCATCATGTCTACAAGTTCAGGATGTTGCAATGGAgtacagaagaaaaagaaacattgtaggacaattataaataaaatttaatgtaatGAAAGATTTTTTGATGTGGTTAATTTGGCGGGAGCGTAATAATCGTACTTTTGAAGATATTGTGAGATCAGTAGATCTTTTGAAACCTGTACTAGTTGGGACCTTATTTCAGTCAGGTAGAATTTGGGGTTTTACACATTGAATTTACATTTCtgaatttcttctttttgtttgtatcTCTTCTTGAGGTACTTGTATTCGTTTTAAGTTCAGAGTGTTCACCATCGTGAACATGATATCctttttatgaaataaatctTTGATTGCCTATCAAAAAAAACCTGACAGATATACTGCTTCAGCAGTTTATTGGTACACCAACTTTGGTATACATTCACCCAGATATATTTTTGCATTTAACAGGTTTGCATGGCAATTGACCCCATATTTCATTTCATACATAgaaaaacatctaaattaaagtgAGAGACTGATGTTAGAAAAGAAATTTCAGTAAGAATGTTCTGTTGGAAGTATGCTTGTTAAGATTATGCATTAATCTAAAGCATTGTGTCTAAAcaatttccatttttatttttttatatgtgaatctcagtaccttaggATTGGATGCTCTATATAGgcatttgtaattaaaaaaagagtgcTTTATAATGTTATCAAcagttacttatcaaaaagagTTATTGTATAAGTTGTAATTGTATGGCTTCCCTTTCCCAACATAGTCTAATAACATAAAGGGTTTCAATCACAGTTATGCTGCAAGATGTTAGAGAGGGAAGGGCTATGGTAAAAACTTAGAGGTCTTGGTAGGGTCAAAACttacaagaaaaaaaggaaaaaaagaagtgttTTTCCTTTCagttttgttaattaaaataaagttccagtttgatcttcttgaatacATCTTCTGCAAGATATTACACACACTGTATGCTCATGGTATTAGATAAAACACTTgccatttccttctttttattctCTATGGTATCTGTGTATGTGTGCCTACatattacaataaaaatttatgatgCTTTTGATTGCCTGAATTTGTTTTAGATTGCCGGGGTGACTGGAGACTATTTAATTGTTCCCGTTGTTTATATGCTTTATGCAGATCTTATCTTCTCCCCCAAGAGAAAGCACAAGCACATCTAGACCcctttattctctttttttttttaagttcttttaGAATCTAATTCCCAGCAGGAGGGTCCTTCTTTCATTTCGCATTTGTCCTCAGACAAATCAAGTCAAGAGGAATCCAAATGTAAATAACTAGAACCAATTGATGGGGGGAGATACATATGTAGGTTGGTACAATCTGGGCTATTGCCATATTCAGGATTGAAAGAGATACCATACTGGTCTGGCTTTTTTTCTATTGTTCCTGGTCTATCAAATAaagtagcaattttttttaccaggatcacataacatttttttataggCAATTTACATTTCATAGTTTCCCCAACAGagtatttttcatatttgacCTACCCCTCCTTCTAGCTCTGATTTTTTTAACCTATATGACTAATTGGGTGCAATCTATCTATTTTGTCTT from Castanea sativa cultivar Marrone di Chiusa Pesio chromosome 6, ASM4071231v1 includes:
- the LOC142641144 gene encoding putative protein S-acyltransferase 14, whose protein sequence is MQRSGAAMAWNVFKFCTALRGLGSIMILMVLAIVGLSYYTLVIANYGPALFHATLLDSLFALAVLLLFHSLLVMLLWSYFSVVLTDPGGVPPNWRPVMDEEKGDMDPLVHSDYNGPGLGTNPSTIDPANPRIRFCRKCNQFKPPRCHHCSVCGRCILKMDHHCVWVVNCVGALNYKYFCLFLFYTFLETTLVTLSLLRYFVGFFTDGEIIGTPGALAATFITFILNLSFALSVLGFLIMHISLMASNTTTIEAYEKKTNPRWRFDLGWKKNFEQVFGMDRKYWLIPAYSEEDLRRMPALQGLEYPTKPDLDGQQF